Sequence from the Candidatus Palauibacter scopulicola genome:
CTCATCTACATCCTGCTCGCGGTCCTCATCGGGATCCCGCTGTTCACCGCCGAGATCAGCCTCGGGCGGCGCGCGCAGGCGACACCGCTGGCCGGGATGCGGAAGCTCGCGGGACGCAGCCCCTTCCGCGCGATCGCCTGGCTCGGCGCGGGCGCCGCGTTCCTCATCATGTCCTACTACCAGCTCATCATGGGCTGGATCGCGGCCTACTTCATCCGCGCGCTACGCGGCGGCTTCGGAGCGGGGAGCGTGCAGGCGGCGGCGGAGTCATTCGCGGCCTTCACGAGCCGCCCGGGCGAGGTCCTGGCTTACTCGATCCCGGTGATGCTGCTGACGGGCCTCATCATCGCGCGCGGATTGCGCCGCGGGGTCGAGCGCGCGGCGCGGTTGCTCATCCCCCTGCTCTTCTTCTTCCTTGTCGGGCTGGCGATCGTCTCGCTCCAGTTCGAGGGGGCGTGGGAAGGCGTTCGCTGGTATCTCGCGCCCGACTTCTCGGCCATCGGGCCCGGAACGTGGCTCGCGGCGCTGGGGCAGGCGTTCTACTCGATCGGCGTGGGGATGATGGGGGCGTTCGTGTTCGGGAGTTACCTCCATCCCCGCCACAGCGACATCCCCGGCAGCGCGGCCTCCATCGTGGCCTGCGACACGATCGCCGCGATCCTCGCCGGGTTCGTGATGTTCCCCGCCCTGTTCGCGTTCAATATGGAGCCGGACCAGGGCGCCGGACTGCTGTTCGTCACGATGGCGGGGCTCTTCGGCCGGCTGCCGGCGGGAGACGTGGCGGCGGCGTTCTTCTTCTTCTTCGTGTTCATCGCGGGGCTCACCTCCGGTCTGGCGCTCATCGAAGCGCTCACCGCGAGCGCGATGGACTCGCTGGGCTGGAGCCGCCGGCGGTCGCTCTGGGTCGTGCTCGCGCTCGTCGTGCTGGCGGGCGTGCCCCTGGCTCTCGGCGCCGGACCGTGGGCGGCGCTTCAGGTCGGCGGCCGCGGCCTGTTCGAACTCGCCGACTACGTGTCGGGGAACATCTTCCTCACCGTGGGCGGGCTCGCGATCTCCCTCTACGTCGCCGTCGCGTGGGGGTTCGAACGGTTCCGCGCGGAGACGAACCAGGGGGCGGGGCGGTTCCGGATCACCGCCGCCTGGGGTCCGGTGATGCGCTTCGTCGTGCCGGTCGCGGTCGCGCTCGTCGTCCTCGCCGGACTCGGCCTCCTGAGCTAGCGGCCCATCGATCGGCGACCGGCCGGCCACGCGCTCACGGCTGGAGGCGGGTGATCTTCCAGCTTCCGTCGGGCGGTTCGTGGCGCGGCGTGTATTCGAGACGGTCGTGCAGCCGGTTGGCGCGACCCTGCCAGAACTCGATCCGGTCGGGGACGAGGATGTATCCGCCCCAGAAGTCGGGGAGTGGCACGTCCCTCCCCTCGAACCGGGCCTCCGCCTCCGCCACCTGAGCCTCGAGCCCGGCGCGATCGGTGATCGGGCGGCTCTGTGCGGAAGCCCACGCGCCGATCTGGCTCCCGCGGTCGCGCGTCGCGAAGTAGGCCGTCGAGTCTTCCGCCGAGAGGCGCTCGACACGCCCTTCAACGCGCACCTGCCGCTCGAGCACGGACCAGTGGAAGCAGAGCGAAGCCTGCGGATTGTCGTCCAGTTCCACGGCTTTGCGGCTGCCGTAGTTGGTGAAGAAACGGAAGCCGTCGGGCCCGACGCCCTTCACGAGGACCATCCGCACCGAAGGCCGCCCGTCTCCGGTCGCCGTGGCGAGCGCCATCGACTCGGGCAGGAGCAGCCCCGAGGCCTCGGCATCCCGGAACCAGTCGCGGAAAAGATCGTAGGGGTCCGCCGCCGCCTCGAGGACCGGCAGCCCGCGCGTCACCCCGCTGGTGAGCGTGCGGATCGCCCGCAGGTGGGCGCGAAGGTCGTCGAATTTGCTCACTCGGCTGGCCTCGGTACGGGGAATCCGGGTGCCCACAGTGTCCGTGGAACGACGCAAACGGTCAACCCGGATCGCGGATCGCGAAGTCGCGTGGAGCGTGCGGGAAGGTTTACGGTTCCGAACTCGGGCAGACGCCTTCACCCTGGCCGCGGGGAATGCTCCCGAGCCAATTCTGGAATTCGGCGTTGGGGGGAGAACACAGGCCGGTGAAGATCCAGTCGAACGTGGTCAGTCGCAGACTCGTGAGTTCCTGCGGGAGCGGCCCGCGCAAGTCCGAGTTTGTGAACAGGTACAGGTGCCGGAGGGCCGAAAGCCTTCCAAGCTCGGACGGCACGGAGCCGGACAACTCGTTGACCTGAAGTCCGAGAAACGCAACGGACGAGAGGTTGCCCAATTCGGGCGGGATCGAGCCGGTAAACGCATTGCAGCACAGGGACAACCGAGCCAGGCGACCGAGTTTCCCCAGGCTGGACGGGATCGGCCCGGACAGTTGATTCATGTGGAGCTTCAGGTCGCCGAGATTGGAGAGGTCTCCGAGCGCCGAAGGAATGGCGCCGGTGAGTCGATTGCCGGCGAGCGAGAGAACCACAAGGCCGGAGAGGGTGGCAAGATCCGGCGGAATGGGGCCGCTCAGGTCATTCTGCTCAATGTCGAGAACCGTGAGGTTCCGCAGGCCCGCGAGTCCCGACGGAATCTGGCCGGTCAGGGTGTTGAAGGCGAGATCCAGCACCTCGAGATCGCTCAGTTGGGCGAGTTCGGGCGGAACCGGTCCGGTGAGCCGGTTCCGACCCGCGAACAGATCGTTGGAGAGGTCCAGTACTCTCAGGCGGGTGAGGCCGGACAGCTCGACCGGGATCGGGCCCGTGAACTCGTTTACGGCGAGGCCGAGTTCCTCGAGCTCCGTGAACTCCGCCAGATATGCCGGGATTTCCCCGGTCAACCGGTTGTACGACAGGTTGAGACGCCGGAGGTTCGTGAGGTGCGCGAACTCTTCCGGCAAACGGCCCTCGAGGCCGATGCCCGAGAGATCCAGTCCGGTTACCCGGCCCTCCGCGTCGGCGGTCACTCCGTGCCATTGGTCGGTCGGCGCGTCCGTCAGCCAGTTGCCGCTTCGCGTCCAGCGCGAGCCTCCGGTGGCGTTGTACAGCGCCACGAGGGCAAACCTCTCGGACACCTTCACAACGATCCGCGCGGTCGCGGTGAGGGCGGCGCTCGACACCTGCACGGATATCACTACCGATCCCGGTGCTACCGCGGTCACCAGACCGTCGGCGCTGACGGTAGCCACCGACTCGTCATCAGAGTGCCACGAGAAGCCCACCCCGGCGACCGGGTGCTGGTTCGCATCCAGGGCCTGCGCGGTCAGTTGGAGCGTTTCCAGCGCGTCGACCGCGGCCTGATCGGGTGACACCGTCAGCGCGGTGACCGCCTGCGAAACCGTGATGGCGGCGCCTCCGGAGGCGCCGCCGCCCTGCACCGTGGCCGTGATGTTCGTGGCTCCGTTGCTCACCGCCGTTACCAGCCCGGCGGGATCGACCGTCACGATTCGGCCGTCGGTGCTCGCCCAGTTCACGCCGATGCCGGGCATGACGGCGCCGGTCTGGTCGCGGACGGTCGCCGTCAGTTGCACCGTCTGTCCCAGGGCGGCCAGAACCGCGGACGAGGGAGTGATCGCCAGGGTGGTGGGTACGGGCGCCCCCGGCGGCGCGGTGCCGGGTTCGCCGTCTCCGCACCCTGCAGCCAGCAGCGGCGCGAGGAACAGGACGCGGCAACGGCGAGGATGCGGGGCTCGCGCCCCGGGCTGTGCGCCGAGTCGAAGAGGTGCCATCGTCCATCCAGCTCCGTATGGTCGACCACCATGGGCGACGGGCTCCACGATGCGGTCGCCGCTACAGGGCTGCAATCGCTCGTTTAGTGTTCGGAGAACACCCTTTCGGCCGGCGACCGGAGTGACGTTTCGGCGGGGTCAGGCGAAGCGCGCGGGGTCGAAGGGTGCGAGGTCGATGTCCGATCCTCCATCGAGCATGAGTTGCGCGAGCGCGTGGCCGGTCGAGGGGGCCAGCGTGACGCCGAGCATCTGGTGTCCCGTGGCGACGTACACGTTGGGGAGACCGGGCAGCCGGCCGATGGCTGGGAGGCCGTCCGGCGTCACGGGCCGCATGCCCACCCAGTCGACGCGCTCCGCGCCCTCCAGCGCCCCCGGCAGGTAGCGCCGCGCGGCCCGCTCGAGGATCGCGATGCGCCTCCGGTCGAGACGCAGGTTAAAGCCGGAGAACTCCATCGTCCCGATCGTGCGCACCGCCCCGCGAAACGGCGTGAAGCCGATCCGCGCCGGAGTCACGTGCAGGGGCTGCGAGAGCCCGACCCGCGCGTTCCTGACGGTGATGCTGTAGCCCTTCCCCGCCTGCACGGGGAGCTTCGCCCTCAGGGACTCCGCCAGAACGGGGGTTTCGGCTCCCGCGGCAAGCACGAAGGCATCCGCGTCGATCCTCACCGGCCACCCGTCGGCTGCGTCGCCGCCTCGAGCGGCCCAGGCGATCGCCGCACGGACACGGTCGCCCTTCCCCGTGAAGCCCAGGACACGTTCTCCCGTCCGGATCTCCACGCCGCGCGCCTCCAGGCTCGCGGCAAGCTCGGCGCACAGCGATTCCGGGCGCACGTGCGTGTCGCCGCGCACCCGCAGGCCGATCAGGCCGCCCCGCAGATCCGGCTCCGCTTCCGCGAGGGCCTCGCGGCCGAGGATGTCCACGGGCCCCACGCGTGCCTCTCCCAGTCTCGCCAGCAGCGCCCGGGTCTGCGCGAGTTCGCGCTCATCGTCGTAGGCGAGGATGGTCCCGCTCTCGGCGCGCTCGAATGCCATGCCCTCGTCCACGAGACCGCGGTACAACCGGTCCGTCGCGGCGTTCAGCCCCGCGAGGGCGGCAACGCCCGCGCGGTAGCTCTCGGCGTTGCAGTGACCGCGAAAGGCCCACAGCCAACCCATGAGCCGGGGCATGGCCGACGGCTTGATGTAGAGGGGGCTGCCCGACCGGAGCATCCAGCGGAGCGAGGTCAGCGTCATCCCCGGAGCCGGCAGCGGGCGGGAGATCGACGGACAGACCCATCCGCCGTTGCCCTCCGAACACCCCCCTCCGATCCGATCGCGCTCCAGGAGGACGACTTCGGCCCCGCGACGCTCGAGGTAGTGCGCGACGCACAACCCGATGACGCCGCCGCCGACGACCGCAACTCTCACCCGCCGGCCCCTTCGGCGGTACTCCGGCCGCGGCCCCCGTCCAGGCGCGCTTCGCGGGGGCGCATGTCGATCACCGCGCCGCGCCGGTCCAGCTCGAAGTCGCAGCAGTCCAGGAGTTGCCGCTTCAGCATCGCCCGCGCCCGCTGTACGCGCGATTTCATGCCCGACACGCTCAATCCCAGCCGCTCCGCCGCCTCGACCTGGCTCCAGCCCCGGAAGTACGTCATCAGAAGGGCCTCGGCGTACTTCGACGGCAGTTCGAGCGCAAAAGGCAGAAGGCAGGCCTCCAGATCCCGCCGCGTCGCCTCGTGGTCGCCGCCGTCCGCGCCCGGATCGGGCGCACGAACTTCGGCACCGAGTTGCGCCAAGGTCCGCCGTTCGACGGAACGGCGCCGGTGATGGTCGGCGATCACGTTGGCCGCGACCCGGTAGGTCCAGGAGAGCGGATCCCGCGCCTCCGCGAGACTGTCCTGACGCTGCAGCAGCCGCACGACGATGTCGCCGGTCACATCATCAACCCACGCCGGCTCGACGCGGCCCCCCACAAAGCGTCGCATGCGCCGCTGAAACTCGGACCAGGCGGGCAAAGCCCGCGACGCGGGTTCAGGCACAGCAGGTCTCGGATTCGTCGCTACAGGCGGCCGCCGAAGGCGCGGCCGCGGCTGGCGCGATCAGCGCTTCGCCGTCCGGCGTGTCGTCCGTGACCCGGTACCACTCCCAGCGCAGGCCCTGCGGCTCGTCGGACCAGACCTTCGTCTGCGTCGCATGACAGCACACCGTCTCCTCCTCGGTCTCGCTGAGGATCCCGGCGGCCTCCAGCCGGTGTCCGGCCTCGCGGACCCGCGCGTCGTCGAACACCTCCACGCCCAGGTGGTTCACGCGCTCCGCCGCGTCCGGGTTCTCGAACAGCACGAGCTTCAGAGGCGGCTCGTCGATGGCGAAGTTGGCGTAGCCGGCGCGGCGCTTGTGCGGGGCGGCACCGAAGAGCTTGCCGTAATAGTCCACTGCCTCATCGATGTCCCGCACGTTGAGTGCAAGTTGCAGTCGCATGTCGGAAGCCTCCCTTTGGTCTCTATATCGGATCCTGTCCCCCTCCTCCGCCCCATAAGACGAACGAGGCATGGAAAGGACGCAGCCGAAGTCGCGCCGTCCGCCGACCGACCACCGGAGCCGCGGGAGGACGGGAGCGGCGGGGGGTTTACGGTTCGACGAGCACGTCGCGCCACGCGACGCGGGTGACCAGCTCGAATTCCACAGCTTTCTCCGCGCCCGTTGGCCGCAGGAAGGCGGCCTCGCCGAGCGGGACGCCGCAGATCGCGAAGCGGCCCCGCTCGTCGGACATGCCACCCGCGTATCGGGACTGTTCCGAGATGGACGCGCTGCGCGCCGTGCCCT
This genomic interval carries:
- a CDS encoding sodium-dependent transporter; the protein is MNATRERWGSPLGFILATTGFSVGLGNIWRFPYLAGENGGGAFLLIYILLAVLIGIPLFTAEISLGRRAQATPLAGMRKLAGRSPFRAIAWLGAGAAFLIMSYYQLIMGWIAAYFIRALRGGFGAGSVQAAAESFAAFTSRPGEVLAYSIPVMLLTGLIIARGLRRGVERAARLLIPLLFFFLVGLAIVSLQFEGAWEGVRWYLAPDFSAIGPGTWLAALGQAFYSIGVGMMGAFVFGSYLHPRHSDIPGSAASIVACDTIAAILAGFVMFPALFAFNMEPDQGAGLLFVTMAGLFGRLPAGDVAAAFFFFFVFIAGLTSGLALIEALTASAMDSLGWSRRRSLWVVLALVVLAGVPLALGAGPWAALQVGGRGLFELADYVSGNIFLTVGGLAISLYVAVAWGFERFRAETNQGAGRFRITAAWGPVMRFVVPVAVALVVLAGLGLLS
- the pdxH gene encoding pyridoxamine 5'-phosphate oxidase, which codes for MSKFDDLRAHLRAIRTLTSGVTRGLPVLEAAADPYDLFRDWFRDAEASGLLLPESMALATATGDGRPSVRMVLVKGVGPDGFRFFTNYGSRKAVELDDNPQASLCFHWSVLERQVRVEGRVERLSAEDSTAYFATRDRGSQIGAWASAQSRPITDRAGLEAQVAEAEARFEGRDVPLPDFWGGYILVPDRIEFWQGRANRLHDRLEYTPRHEPPDGSWKITRLQP
- a CDS encoding Ig-like domain-containing protein, with the protein product MAPLRLGAQPGARAPHPRRCRVLFLAPLLAAGCGDGEPGTAPPGAPVPTTLAITPSSAVLAALGQTVQLTATVRDQTGAVMPGIGVNWASTDGRIVTVDPAGLVTAVSNGATNITATVQGGGASGGAAITVSQAVTALTVSPDQAAVDALETLQLTAQALDANQHPVAGVGFSWHSDDESVATVSADGLVTAVAPGSVVISVQVSSAALTATARIVVKVSERFALVALYNATGGSRWTRSGNWLTDAPTDQWHGVTADAEGRVTGLDLSGIGLEGRLPEEFAHLTNLRRLNLSYNRLTGEIPAYLAEFTELEELGLAVNEFTGPIPVELSGLTRLRVLDLSNDLFAGRNRLTGPVPPELAQLSDLEVLDLAFNTLTGQIPSGLAGLRNLTVLDIEQNDLSGPIPPDLATLSGLVVLSLAGNRLTGAIPSALGDLSNLGDLKLHMNQLSGPIPSSLGKLGRLARLSLCCNAFTGSIPPELGNLSSVAFLGLQVNELSGSVPSELGRLSALRHLYLFTNSDLRGPLPQELTSLRLTTFDWIFTGLCSPPNAEFQNWLGSIPRGQGEGVCPSSEP
- a CDS encoding FAD-dependent oxidoreductase translates to MRVAVVGGGVIGLCVAHYLERRGAEVVLLERDRIGGGCSEGNGGWVCPSISRPLPAPGMTLTSLRWMLRSGSPLYIKPSAMPRLMGWLWAFRGHCNAESYRAGVAALAGLNAATDRLYRGLVDEGMAFERAESGTILAYDDERELAQTRALLARLGEARVGPVDILGREALAEAEPDLRGGLIGLRVRGDTHVRPESLCAELAASLEARGVEIRTGERVLGFTGKGDRVRAAIAWAARGGDAADGWPVRIDADAFVLAAGAETPVLAESLRAKLPVQAGKGYSITVRNARVGLSQPLHVTPARIGFTPFRGAVRTIGTMEFSGFNLRLDRRRIAILERAARRYLPGALEGAERVDWVGMRPVTPDGLPAIGRLPGLPNVYVATGHQMLGVTLAPSTGHALAQLMLDGGSDIDLAPFDPARFA
- a CDS encoding sigma-70 family RNA polymerase sigma factor, with translation MRRFVGGRVEPAWVDDVTGDIVVRLLQRQDSLAEARDPLSWTYRVAANVIADHHRRRSVERRTLAQLGAEVRAPDPGADGGDHEATRRDLEACLLPFALELPSKYAEALLMTYFRGWSQVEAAERLGLSVSGMKSRVQRARAMLKRQLLDCCDFELDRRGAVIDMRPREARLDGGRGRSTAEGAGG
- a CDS encoding ArsI/CadI family heavy metal resistance metalloenzyme produces the protein MRLQLALNVRDIDEAVDYYGKLFGAAPHKRRAGYANFAIDEPPLKLVLFENPDAAERVNHLGVEVFDDARVREAGHRLEAAGILSETEEETVCCHATQTKVWSDEPQGLRWEWYRVTDDTPDGEALIAPAAAAPSAAACSDESETCCA